A single window of Montipora capricornis isolate CH-2021 chromosome 14, ASM3666992v2, whole genome shotgun sequence DNA harbors:
- the LOC138031585 gene encoding uncharacterized protein, giving the protein MALAPLSSLLNNTSYGYTTSKSTINHLFYMDDLKTFGKHDQEQTSLLTIVKGFSDDIQMEFGLEKCSKATFKKGKLTTTENIQIDLDTTIQQLEQEGTHKYLGVNEGDGIQHAKMKEKIKKEYYHIIRMITKSELNAINRMKAINTLATPVVTYSFNIVDWEMEEIRKLDSKTRKLLTMERMHHPRADVDRMYLPRSKGGRGLIQLEIAYKTAIIGLDAYLKATKNDPKRSTQ; this is encoded by the coding sequence ATGGCTCTTGCTCCACTATCCTCACTTCTCAACAACACCAGTTATGGTTATACCACAAGTAAAAGTACCATCAATCATCTATTCTATATGGATGACCTGAAAACATTTGGAAAGCATGACCAGGAACAAACTAGCCTTTTGACCATTGTAAAAGGCTTCAGTGATGACATCCAAATGGAGTTTGGTTTGGAAAAGTGCTCCAAGGCTAcattcaaaaaaggaaaacttaccACCACTGAAAACATACAAATTGATCTTGATACTACCATTCAGCAACTAGAACAAGAAGGTACACACAAATACCTGGGAGTGAATGAAGGGGATGGCATACAGCAcgccaaaatgaaagaaaagattaaaaagGAGTATTACCACATAATCCGAATGATAACAAAATCTGAACTCAATGCAATTAACAGAATGAAAGCCATCAACACACTGGCTACCCCAGTTGTAACCTACAGCTTCAACATCGTTGACTGGGAAATGGAAGAGATCAGAAAACTAGATAGCAAAACCAGAAAACTACTCACCATGGAAAGGATGCACCACCCAAGAGCAGACGTGGATCGAATGTACCTCCCCAGAAGTAAGGGCGGTAGAGGTCTGATTCAACTGGAAATTGCATATAAAACTGCTATAATAGGCTTAGATGCTTATCTCAAAGCCACCAAAAATGATCCAAAACGAAGTACTCAGTAG
- the LOC138031212 gene encoding uncharacterized protein produces MCRICGQFQETIDHIVAGCPELAKTEYLHRHDKAASYLHWNICKELNINVEEKWYEHEPQTVTERDNITILWDMPIQTDREIKANRPDIVIKDKQEKSCVLIDMSIPNEKNTTVEVTEKLSKYKDLEIEIERMWGMKATTIPVVIGALGLTKKGLEKYTKQIPGNIKISELQKIALLGTSRILRKTLSIK; encoded by the coding sequence ATGTGCAGGATATGTGGTCAATTCCAGGAAACCATTGATCATATCGTGGCAGGGTGCCCTGAGCTGGCCAAAACTGAATACCTACACAGACATGACAAAGCCGCCTCATACCTACACTGGAACATATGCAAAGAGCTAAATATAAACGTAGAAGAGAAATGGTATGAGCATGAACCCCAAACAGTAACAGAAAGAGACAACATCACAATCTTGTGGGATATGCCAATACAGACAGACCGTGAGATAAAAGCCAACAGACCAGACATTGTAATAAAAGACAAACAGGAGAAAAGCTGCGTACTCATTGATATGTCCATCCCTAATGAAAAGAACACTACAGTTGAAGTTACTgaaaagctgtcaaaatataAAGACCTCGAAATCGAGATTGAGCGAATGTGGGGGATGAAGGCCACAACGATCCCAGTTGTGATTGGAGCGCTGGGACTAACAAAAAAGGGCTTGGAGAAATACACCAAACAAATCCCGGGTAACATCAAAATTAGTGAACTACAGAAGATTGCACTGCTAGGAACATCTCGCATCCTAAGAAAGACACTCTCTATCAAGTAG